In Achromobacter pestifer, the DNA window CGCGCGGCCTGGTCACCAGCAGCGACACCACGGCCTCGGCTCCCACGACACTGGGCACGACGGCGCGCGCCATTCTTGCTCTGCTGGCCCAATTTCCCGAGGCCGCGCCTGCGGTCCAGGGACGCACGCCCCTGTGGGCCGCCGATGCGCAGTCGGGCCAACCCGCCGCCGGCGCCAGCCCCATGCCGGCAGCACAAACAGGCCAGCAACCCGCGCAGACTGCCGCACAAACACCCCTGCCCATGCCTGGCCAGATGCCGGCGCAGGCCACCGCCCAGCAAGCCCCGGCCCTCGCCGCCTCTGTCGCGGCAGCGCTTGACGGCGACAACCCGGCCGACGGTGCCAAACAGGACCGACCGGTCGGACAGGGAGCAAGCGCCAACGCAAGCAAGGGACCCGAAGCCGCGGTGCATGCCGCCCTGGCGGCTGGCGGACCTTCCGCCCGCGCACTGGGACAGGCCCTGCGCCAGGCGCTGCAAGGCAGCGGACTCTTTTACGAATCCCACCTGACCGACATGGTCTTCGGCCGGGCCACCCCGGAACAATTGCGCAACGAGCCGCAGGCCGTACTCGGCAAGAACCCGCCCGCGCAGGATGCCGCGCCCTCGCGACCGCGGGCCGGCGCGGCTCCCAGTGGCAGTCCGGGCGCCGACGCCGCACCCAGCACCGGCGCCTCCAGTTCGCCCGCCCCTGGTACTCCGGTCAGCGGCATACACCAGGACCTGACCGTGCTCGTCCGCCAGCAACTGGACGTGCTGGCCAACCAGACGCTGACCTGGCAAGGCGAAGCCTGGCCCGGCGCGCCCATGGAATGGGAAGTCGAGCGCGACCCCTACGGCGGCGATCCAGAGTCGGCGGTTTCGACCTGGGCCACACGGCTGAAGCTGGACCTGCCCCGGCTGGGCCTGGTCGATGCCCGCCTGAACCTGGCCGGCGACCAGATCGTCCTGCAACTCATCGCACCGCACAGCGCCGCCGAGATCAATAACTCCTCGGACGCCCTGCGTTCGCGGCTGCTGGCCGCCGGCCTGACCCTGAGCAATCTGTCGGTAAGCGTGGTCGAACCGCGCCCCGAGATCCCCACCGATATCTGATGAGCCGCCTCACCCCCCATCCAGAATCGGACCCGAACGCCGGCCGCAACGCGGCGGTCGCCATTTCCTACGAAGAAAAGAACGGCGCCCCACGCGTCGTCGCCAAGGGTTATGGCCAGCTCGCGGACACCATCGTCCGCGCCGCCCAGGAAAACGGTCTCTACGTCCACGAGTCGCGCGAGCTGGTCGGCCTGCTGATGCAGGTGGACCTGGACGCACATATTCCTCCCCAACTCTACGTAGCGGTGGCAGAATTGCTGGCCTGGCTCTACCGCCTGGAATCGCGCGAGTTCCCCGAACCCGCTCCACCCGCCTGACCCTATTACCTGAGGAAGACCAAAGTGTTGGATGCCAGCGACCCGGAGTTTCTGCTGACCCGGCCTGAAGAGATGCGTTCGGCCCTGTTCGAGCTGACCCACCCCGACAGCCATATCCTGGTGCGCGACGCTGCGGACCGGGAGATGGCCGTGCTGATCCTGGGCGTGGACAAGCGTGCCGGAGAATTCTTCTGGAGACCGCGCGATTACGCCGGCGCGGACTTCGAACAATCCGACTCCATGGGCTTGCTGAGCGGCACCACCTTCCACTTCCATGCCACCGCCTATGGCGGCGTGCAGATCCGCTTTCGCGTGCAACGGCCCCAGGTCATTCATTTCGATGACGGCAGCGCCGCGCTGGTTTCGCCGTTCCCGGAACGCCTGGCCCGCATCCAGCGCCGCAAGATGTTCCGCGCCTCCCTGATCGCCGCCGCCAACGTGTGCCGCGCCAGTTGGCAAGCCTCCCCCGCCGACAAACCCTACGCGTTCACGATACGCGACATTTCAGTGGACGGCGTGGGCCTGCGCGCAGATCTGGCGGTCCCCGCCCTGCCGGAGCGCGGCACGCTGATGGAAAACGTGCAACTGGATTTCGGCGCCCAGGGCAAGCTAAACGCCAGCCTGGAGGTGCGCAATGTGTATCCGGTCTCGGGACAACCCATGAAGCAATCCGCGGATCCTGACGAACCGGCGCCCAAGCACGTTTCGCTGACCGGCGAACCGCCGGTCAGCCACCTCGGGGCTGTATTCCTGAATCTGGACGCGCGCCAGGAAAACTGGCTGCAACAGGTTGTCTGGCGCCTGGAAAAGAGCGTCCAGCGCAATTGATGTCGTGCGGCGGGAAACATGCGCAGCAAGTTCCCGCCTGATGTCAGCCAGCGCTTCCGGTCAAGCCGCAAGCGCGCCCCAGCGACCGGGACTCAGACCGCCATCGAGGAGATTTCCTTGTAGGCCGCAACCAGCTTGTTGCGTACCTGCACCGCCGTCTGGAAGCCGATGCTCGCCTTCTGCATATCGATCATGACGTCATTGAGGGAAATGTCGGGCGCTCCCAGCTCGAACGCCTTGGCCTGGGCCGTGGCGGCGTTCTGGGCGGAAGTGACGCGCCGGATGGAACGCTGCAGTTCCGCGGCGAAGCCATCGGGCTGGCCGACCATTTCACCCGCGCTGAGGTTACCGGTCTCCGCCTTGCTCACTACCGCGCGCATCTGCTGAAGCATGCTTTCGATGCCGGACAAGCCTGATACAGCCATTACCTGATTCCTTGCTGTTTGGGATTACGCCAATGTTGCGCACAGCGTAACCCCGACTCTGCCGGTTCATAGCCGACAAGAACCGCCAAAAAACCCGACATTTCCGCGAATGCGGCCGCCTGCCGCCAGGGCGGCTGCGGCGACTTTCGCCTTGTCGGGGACATAGGAGACAAGTAACGCCAAAAACCGGCCGTTTTCAACGATTGGGATGGACGTCTCAGGGGCAATAATCCACGCTCTCCCCAGACCAGAAGCACGTTGCATGTGTAATCTGCCCTACCCAGACATGAAGTCCCATTTCCAGCTCCGCGTGGCCAGCGGGGGCCTCCAATGAACCAGCAGGCCACCCTGAGTTCGTCGCTGCTGACGAAATTCCCCGTGCTGGAGAAGGTGCGCGCGCTGCCCAAGCCCATACTGCTGGGCGCGGGGGCAGCCCTAGTCGCGATCATCGTCGCCGTGGCGATGTGGAGCAGCGAACCCAAGTACAAGGTGCTGTTCTCCAACCTGGACGACCGCGATGGCGGCGCCATCGTAACGGCGCTGGGCGCGATGAACGTGCCCTACCGCTACAACGAAACCGGCACTGCCGTGCTGGTGCCGGCCGACCGCGTGTACGACGCCCGCCTGCAGCTGGCGTCCCAGGGGCTGCCCCGCGGTGGCTCGGTTGGCTTCGAACTGATGGACAACGCCCGCTTCGGCGCCAGCCAGTTCACGGAACAGATCAACTATCAGCGCGGTCTTGAAGGCGAGCTGGCGCGTTCGATCGAAGCCATGCACACCGTGCAGCATGCCCGCGTGCACTTGGCCATGCCGCGCCAGTCGCTGTTCGTGCGCGAACGCCAGGCGCCCACCGCCTCGGTGCTGCTGAACATGCATCCCGGCCGCAGCCTGAGCGACGCCCAGGTCTCCGCGATTTCCTGGTTGGTGGCCTCCAGCGTCCCCGAACTCACCGCCGAGAACGTGTCCATCGTCGATCAGAACGGCCGCCTGCTGTCGGCGCCGATGGGCGAAGGCCGCGGCATGGACGCCGACCAGATGCGCTTCGTGCGCGAAATGGAACAGCGCGCGGTCGAACGCATTCTCACCATTCTCAATCCGCTGGTCGGTCCAGGCAACGTCCACGCCCAGGCCAGCGCCGACGTCGACTTCGCCCGCCGCGAAGAAACGTCCGAGGTCTATCGCCCGAACCAGGAACCCGGCCAGGCCGCCGTGCGCAGCCAGCAAACCAGCGACTCGGCCCAGCGCGGCGTCAATCCCGCGCAAGGCGTGCCCGGCGCGCTATCGAACCAGGCCCCGGCCAATCCGCAGGCCGCCATCGCCAATCCGCCGGCACCGCAACCGCCCCGACCCGGCCAGCCGCAGCAGCCCAACACCCAACAGCAGACCGGCACGCAGGCCGTCACTGGCAATCTGAACGAACGCCGCGACGCCACCACCAACTATGAAGTGGACCGCACGATCAGCCACATCAAGCAACCGGTGGGCAACCTCAAGCGCCTGTCGGTGGCCGTGGTCGTCAATTACGTCCGCGACAAGGACGGCGAACTGCAGCCCCTGCCGCCCGAAGAACTGAACAAATTGACCAATCTGGTGCGCGAAGCCATGGGCTACTCCGAGACCCGCGGCGACTCGCTCAACCTGGTCAACAGCCAGTTCAACGACGGCCCGCCGCCGGTGCCGATGTGGCGCGATCCGGAAATGATCTCGCTGTTCAAGACGATCCTGGC includes these proteins:
- a CDS encoding flagellar hook-length control protein FliK encodes the protein MSVGPAALGNVLVQRLDAVLGTTMSAASANQVSGARPDAVSQPGNLEKPGASDGSTRDPRQGIQTGGARGDRQNTVVDPKIAAALALAARGLVTSSDTTASAPTTLGTTARAILALLAQFPEAAPAVQGRTPLWAADAQSGQPAAGASPMPAAQTGQQPAQTAAQTPLPMPGQMPAQATAQQAPALAASVAAALDGDNPADGAKQDRPVGQGASANASKGPEAAVHAALAAGGPSARALGQALRQALQGSGLFYESHLTDMVFGRATPEQLRNEPQAVLGKNPPAQDAAPSRPRAGAAPSGSPGADAAPSTGASSSPAPGTPVSGIHQDLTVLVRQQLDVLANQTLTWQGEAWPGAPMEWEVERDPYGGDPESAVSTWATRLKLDLPRLGLVDARLNLAGDQIVLQLIAPHSAAEINNSSDALRSRLLAAGLTLSNLSVSVVEPRPEIPTDI
- a CDS encoding flagellar brake protein, which produces MLDASDPEFLLTRPEEMRSALFELTHPDSHILVRDAADREMAVLILGVDKRAGEFFWRPRDYAGADFEQSDSMGLLSGTTFHFHATAYGGVQIRFRVQRPQVIHFDDGSAALVSPFPERLARIQRRKMFRASLIAAANVCRASWQASPADKPYAFTIRDISVDGVGLRADLAVPALPERGTLMENVQLDFGAQGKLNASLEVRNVYPVSGQPMKQSADPDEPAPKHVSLTGEPPVSHLGAVFLNLDARQENWLQQVVWRLEKSVQRN
- a CDS encoding EscU/YscU/HrcU family type III secretion system export apparatus switch protein; translation: MSRLTPHPESDPNAGRNAAVAISYEEKNGAPRVVAKGYGQLADTIVRAAQENGLYVHESRELVGLLMQVDLDAHIPPQLYVAVAELLAWLYRLESREFPEPAPPA
- the fliF gene encoding flagellar basal-body MS-ring/collar protein FliF; the encoded protein is MNQQATLSSSLLTKFPVLEKVRALPKPILLGAGAALVAIIVAVAMWSSEPKYKVLFSNLDDRDGGAIVTALGAMNVPYRYNETGTAVLVPADRVYDARLQLASQGLPRGGSVGFELMDNARFGASQFTEQINYQRGLEGELARSIEAMHTVQHARVHLAMPRQSLFVRERQAPTASVLLNMHPGRSLSDAQVSAISWLVASSVPELTAENVSIVDQNGRLLSAPMGEGRGMDADQMRFVREMEQRAVERILTILNPLVGPGNVHAQASADVDFARREETSEVYRPNQEPGQAAVRSQQTSDSAQRGVNPAQGVPGALSNQAPANPQAAIANPPAPQPPRPGQPQQPNTQQQTGTQAVTGNLNERRDATTNYEVDRTISHIKQPVGNLKRLSVAVVVNYVRDKDGELQPLPPEELNKLTNLVREAMGYSETRGDSLNLVNSQFNDGPPPVPMWRDPEMISLFKTILAWLVGGVLALWLYRMLRRTVGDYLYPPVDPEQAEAERIEAVREAQDVARAKEVDRYQDNLERARTMATKDPRAVAMVLRTWMSKDEK
- the fliE gene encoding flagellar hook-basal body complex protein FliE, whose translation is MAVSGLSGIESMLQQMRAVVSKAETGNLSAGEMVGQPDGFAAELQRSIRRVTSAQNAATAQAKAFELGAPDISLNDVMIDMQKASIGFQTAVQVRNKLVAAYKEISSMAV